One part of the Arabidopsis thaliana chromosome 4, partial sequence genome encodes these proteins:
- the ATK5 gene encoding kinesin 5 (kinesin 5 (ATK5); FUNCTIONS IN: microtubule motor activity; INVOLVED IN: spindle assembly, microtubule cytoskeleton organization; LOCATED IN: spindle microtubule, nucleus; EXPRESSED IN: 19 plant structures; EXPRESSED DURING: 13 growth stages; CONTAINS InterPro DOMAIN/s: Kinesin, motor region, conserved site (InterPro:IPR019821), Kinesin, motor domain (InterPro:IPR001752); BEST Arabidopsis thaliana protein match is: kinesin 1 (TAIR:AT4G21270.1); Has 92441 Blast hits to 53030 proteins in 2518 species: Archae - 977; Bacteria - 10764; Metazoa - 46004; Fungi - 8189; Plants - 5583; Viruses - 252; Other Eukaryotes - 20672 (source: NCBI BLink).), which produces MPLRNQNRAPLPSPNVKKEALSSIPFDKRRKETQGTGRRQVLSTVNRQDANSDVGSTEECGKVEFTKDEVLALLNERAKAGKFDTKGKIEQMTDIIKKLKVCVRWYQQVDETHVQDKENLSSSLQSAEKRYSDKELDAKTKEEELRATITEMKENIESLQEKLSKEKLSKLDAIENHRREKDCRVVAEKLQVSLREELDKVKEEKMAAKQKVTSLEDMYKRLQEYNTSLQQYNTKLQTDLEVAREAHTRAEKEKSSILENLTTLRGHSKSLQDQLASSRVSQDEAVKQKDSLLMEVNNLQSELQQVRDDRDRHVVQSQKLAGEILMYKESVGKSSHELDILIAKSGSLEETCSLQKERIKMLEQELAFAKEKLKMVDLSMSHTMTEFEEQKQCMHELQDRLADTERQLFEGELLRKKLHNTILELKGNIRVFCRVRPLLPDDGGRQEASVIAYPTSTESLGRGIDVVQSGNKHPFTFDKVFDHGASQEEVFFEISQLVQSALDGYKVCIFAYGQTGSGKTYTMMGRPETPEQKGLIPRSLEQIFKTSQSLSTQGWKYKMQVSMLEIYNESIRDLLSTSRTIAIESVRADSSTSGRQYTITHDVNGNTHVSDLTIVDVCSIGQISSLLQQAAQSRSVGKTHMNEQSSRSHFVFTLRISGVNESTEQQVQGVLNLIDLAGSERLSRSGATGDRLKETQAINKSLSALSDVIFALAKKEDHVPFRNSKLTYLLQPCLGGDSKTLMFVNISPDPSSTGESLCSLRFAARVNACEIGIPRRQTSAKLLDSRLSYG; this is translated from the exons ATGCCACTTCGCAACCAGAATCGCGCTCCTTTACCTAGTCCAAACGTC AAAAAGGAAGCGCTCTCAAGTATTCCTTTTGACAAGCGAAGGAAGGAGACGCAAGGTACTGGAAGAAGACAAGTGCTTTCGACAGTGAACAGACAAGATGCGAACAGCGATGTGGGAAGCACAGAGGAGTGTGGTAAAGTTGAGTTTACAAAAGATGAAGTGTTGGCTTTGCTTAACGAGAGAGCTAAAGCTGGAAAATTTGATACCAAG GGTAAGATTGAGCAAATGACGGATATTATCAAGAAGCTTAAGGTCTGTGTTAGATGGTACCAACAAGTGGATGAAACTCATGTTCAAGACAAGgaaaatctttcttcttctcttcaatctgCAGAGAAAAGATACAGTGATAAAG AGTTGGATGCAAAGACCAAAGAGGAAGAGCTACGAGCAACTATAACAGAGATGAAGGAGAACATAGAATCACTTCAGGAAAAGCTGTCCAAGGAGAAGTTGAGTAAACTG GATGCAATTGAAAATcacagaagagaaaaagattgtAGAGTTGTAGCTGAGAAGCTTCAGGTTTCTCTCAGAGAAGAGCTTGACAAAGTtaaagaggaaaaaatggCTGCGAAGCAGAAG gTGACGTCTCTAGAAGATATGTACAAGAGGCTGCAAGAGTACAACACAAGTTTGCAACAATATAACACCAAACTCCAGACTGATCTTGAAGTAGCTAGAGAGGCTCACACTCGtgctgaaaaagaaaagtcaagTATACTGGAGAATCTTACTACACTAAGAGGTCACAGTAAATCACTACAAGATCAATTAGCATCGAGCCGG GTTTCACAAGATGAAGCGGTAAAACAAAAGGATTCATTGCTGATGGAAGTTAATAACCTTCAAAGCGAGCTGCAACAAGTCCGTGATGATCGTGATCGCCATGTTGTACAGTCACAAAAGCTGGCTGGTGAGATACTGATGTATAAGGAGAGTGTTGGAAAGTCATCTCATGAGTTGGACATTCTTATAGCCAAATCAGGATCTTTAGAG GAAACATGTTCGTTGCAAAAAGAGCGTATTAAAATGTTGGAGCAGGAATTAGCTTTTGCTAAGGAAAAGCTTAAG ATGGTGGATTTATCTATGTCTCATACAATGACAGAATTTGAGGAGCAGAAACAATGTATGCATGAACTGCAAGATCGCCTTGCAGACACGGAGCGTCAACTTTTTGAAGGAGAGTTATTAAGGAAAAAGCTTCATAACACCATTCTT GAACTCAAAGGAAACATACGCGTGTTCTGCCGAGTGCGCCCCTTGCTACCAGATGATGGAGGACGCCAAGAGGCCAGTGTTATTGCCTATCCTACATCAACTGAATCTCTTGGTAGAGGCATTGATGTGGTCCAAAGTG GTAACAAACATCCTTTCACTTTCGACAAGGTCTTCGACCACGGAGCTTCTCAGGAGGAAGTATTCTTTGAAATATCTCAACTTGTGCAGAGCGCATTGGATGGCTACAAG GTTTGTATTTTTGCCTACGGTCAGACAGGTTCTGGCAAAACCTATACCATGATGGGCAGGCCTGAAACACCAGAACAGAAAGGACTGATCCCTCGATCACTCgaacaaatattcaaaaccaGCCAAAGTCTTAGTACACAAGGCTGGAAATACAAGATGCAG GTCTCAATGTTGGAGATATATAATGAGTCCATCAGAGACTTGTTGTCTACAAGCCGAACGATTGCTATAGAATCTGTGCGGGCAGACAGTAGCACATCTGGAAGACAATATACAATCACACATGATGTTAATGGAAACACTCATGTTAGCGACCTGACAATAGTAGATGTATGCAGCATTGGACAAATTTCCTCACTTTTGCAACAAGCTGCTCAGAGCAG GTCTGTTGGGAAGACGCATATGAATGAACAATCATCAAGAAGTCATTTCGTGTTTACTCTTAGGATTTCTGGTGTGAATGAG AGCACTGAACAGCAAGTACAAGGTGTTCTTAACCTAATTGATCTTGCTGGAAGTGAGCGACTTTCAAGGAGCGGGGCAACCGGAGACCGGTTAAAGGAGACACAg GCTATAAACAAAAGCTTGTCTGCATTGAGTGATGTTATATTTGCATTGGCAAAGAAAGAGGATCATGTACCTTTCAGAAACTCAAAGTTAACATATCTGCTCCAG CCATGTTTAGGAGGGGACTCAAAGACCTTAATGTTTGTGAACATATCACCTGATCCATCTTCAACTGGAGAGTCTCTATGCTCTCTTCGGTTTGCTGCTAGAGTTAATGCATGTGAGATTGGAATACCTCGCAGACAAACTTCCGCAAAACTCCTCGACTCTCGCCTAAGTTACGGTTAA
- the ATK5 gene encoding kinesin 5 — translation MFKKKEALSSIPFDKRRKETQGTGRRQVLSTVNRQDANSDVGSTEECGKVEFTKDEVLALLNERAKAGKFDTKGKIEQMTDIIKKLKVCVRWYQQVDETHVQDKENLSSSLQSAEKRYSDKELDAKTKEEELRATITEMKENIESLQEKLSKEKLSKLDAIENHRREKDCRVVAEKLQVSLREELDKVKEEKMAAKQKVTSLEDMYKRLQEYNTSLQQYNTKLQTDLEVAREAHTRAEKEKSSILENLTTLRGHSKSLQDQLASSRVSQDEAVKQKDSLLMEVNNLQSELQQVRDDRDRHVVQSQKLAGEILMYKESVGKSSHELDILIAKSGSLEETCSLQKERIKMLEQELAFAKEKLKMVDLSMSHTMTEFEEQKQCMHELQDRLADTERQLFEGELLRKKLHNTILELKGNIRVFCRVRPLLPDDGGRQEASVIAYPTSTESLGRGIDVVQSGNKHPFTFDKVFDHGASQEEVFFEISQLVQSALDGYKVCIFAYGQTGSGKTYTMMGRPETPEQKGLIPRSLEQIFKTSQSLSTQGWKYKMQVSMLEIYNESIRDLLSTSRTIAIESVRADSSTSGRQYTITHDVNGNTHVSDLTIVDVCSIGQISSLLQQAAQSRSVGKTHMNEQSSRSHFVFTLRISGVNESTEQQVQGVLNLIDLAGSERLSRSGATGDRLKETQAINKSLSALSDVIFALAKKEDHVPFRNSKLTYLLQPCLGGDSKTLMFVNISPDPSSTGESLCSLRFAARVNACEIGIPRRQTSAKLLDSRLSYG, via the exons ATGTTTAAGAAAAAGGAAGCGCTCTCAAGTATTCCTTTTGACAAGCGAAGGAAGGAGACGCAAGGTACTGGAAGAAGACAAGTGCTTTCGACAGTGAACAGACAAGATGCGAACAGCGATGTGGGAAGCACAGAGGAGTGTGGTAAAGTTGAGTTTACAAAAGATGAAGTGTTGGCTTTGCTTAACGAGAGAGCTAAAGCTGGAAAATTTGATACCAAG GGTAAGATTGAGCAAATGACGGATATTATCAAGAAGCTTAAGGTCTGTGTTAGATGGTACCAACAAGTGGATGAAACTCATGTTCAAGACAAGgaaaatctttcttcttctcttcaatctgCAGAGAAAAGATACAGTGATAAAG AGTTGGATGCAAAGACCAAAGAGGAAGAGCTACGAGCAACTATAACAGAGATGAAGGAGAACATAGAATCACTTCAGGAAAAGCTGTCCAAGGAGAAGTTGAGTAAACTG GATGCAATTGAAAATcacagaagagaaaaagattgtAGAGTTGTAGCTGAGAAGCTTCAGGTTTCTCTCAGAGAAGAGCTTGACAAAGTtaaagaggaaaaaatggCTGCGAAGCAGAAG gTGACGTCTCTAGAAGATATGTACAAGAGGCTGCAAGAGTACAACACAAGTTTGCAACAATATAACACCAAACTCCAGACTGATCTTGAAGTAGCTAGAGAGGCTCACACTCGtgctgaaaaagaaaagtcaagTATACTGGAGAATCTTACTACACTAAGAGGTCACAGTAAATCACTACAAGATCAATTAGCATCGAGCCGG GTTTCACAAGATGAAGCGGTAAAACAAAAGGATTCATTGCTGATGGAAGTTAATAACCTTCAAAGCGAGCTGCAACAAGTCCGTGATGATCGTGATCGCCATGTTGTACAGTCACAAAAGCTGGCTGGTGAGATACTGATGTATAAGGAGAGTGTTGGAAAGTCATCTCATGAGTTGGACATTCTTATAGCCAAATCAGGATCTTTAGAG GAAACATGTTCGTTGCAAAAAGAGCGTATTAAAATGTTGGAGCAGGAATTAGCTTTTGCTAAGGAAAAGCTTAAG ATGGTGGATTTATCTATGTCTCATACAATGACAGAATTTGAGGAGCAGAAACAATGTATGCATGAACTGCAAGATCGCCTTGCAGACACGGAGCGTCAACTTTTTGAAGGAGAGTTATTAAGGAAAAAGCTTCATAACACCATTCTT GAACTCAAAGGAAACATACGCGTGTTCTGCCGAGTGCGCCCCTTGCTACCAGATGATGGAGGACGCCAAGAGGCCAGTGTTATTGCCTATCCTACATCAACTGAATCTCTTGGTAGAGGCATTGATGTGGTCCAAAGTG GTAACAAACATCCTTTCACTTTCGACAAGGTCTTCGACCACGGAGCTTCTCAGGAGGAAGTATTCTTTGAAATATCTCAACTTGTGCAGAGCGCATTGGATGGCTACAAG GTTTGTATTTTTGCCTACGGTCAGACAGGTTCTGGCAAAACCTATACCATGATGGGCAGGCCTGAAACACCAGAACAGAAAGGACTGATCCCTCGATCACTCgaacaaatattcaaaaccaGCCAAAGTCTTAGTACACAAGGCTGGAAATACAAGATGCAG GTCTCAATGTTGGAGATATATAATGAGTCCATCAGAGACTTGTTGTCTACAAGCCGAACGATTGCTATAGAATCTGTGCGGGCAGACAGTAGCACATCTGGAAGACAATATACAATCACACATGATGTTAATGGAAACACTCATGTTAGCGACCTGACAATAGTAGATGTATGCAGCATTGGACAAATTTCCTCACTTTTGCAACAAGCTGCTCAGAGCAG GTCTGTTGGGAAGACGCATATGAATGAACAATCATCAAGAAGTCATTTCGTGTTTACTCTTAGGATTTCTGGTGTGAATGAG AGCACTGAACAGCAAGTACAAGGTGTTCTTAACCTAATTGATCTTGCTGGAAGTGAGCGACTTTCAAGGAGCGGGGCAACCGGAGACCGGTTAAAGGAGACACAg GCTATAAACAAAAGCTTGTCTGCATTGAGTGATGTTATATTTGCATTGGCAAAGAAAGAGGATCATGTACCTTTCAGAAACTCAAAGTTAACATATCTGCTCCAG CCATGTTTAGGAGGGGACTCAAAGACCTTAATGTTTGTGAACATATCACCTGATCCATCTTCAACTGGAGAGTCTCTATGCTCTCTTCGGTTTGCTGCTAGAGTTAATGCATGTGAGATTGGAATACCTCGCAGACAAACTTCCGCAAAACTCCTCGACTCTCGCCTAAGTTACGGTTAA
- the CRK25 gene encoding cysteine-rich RLK (RECEPTOR-like protein kinase) 25: MKIILRNSKKKKSKENKNMSSCFKSSVSLFSVFLFMILKTVTSDPTYLYHICPNTTTYSRNSSYLTNLRTVLSSLSSPNAAYASLFDNAAAGEENDSNRVYGVFLCRGDVSAEICRDCVAFAANETLQRCPREKVAVIWYDECMVRYSNQSIVGQMRIRPGVFLTNKQNITENQVSRFNESLPALLIDVAVKAALSSRKFATEKANFTVFQTIYSLVQCTPDLTNQDCESCLRQVINYLPRCCDRSVGGRVIAPSCSFRYELYPFYNETIAAAPMAPPPSSTVTAPPLNIPSEKGKGKNLTVIVTAIAVPVSVCVLLLGAMCWLLARRRNNKLSAETEDLDEDGITSTETLQFQFSAIEAATNKFSESNKLGHGGFGEVYKGQLITGETVAIKRLSQGSTQGAEEFKNEVDVVAKLQHRNLAKLLGYCLDGEEKILVYEFVPNKSLDYFLFDNEKRRVLDWQRRYKIIEGIARGILYLHRDSRLTIIHRDLKASNILLDADMHPKISDFGMARIFGVDQTQANTKRIVGTYGYMSPEYAIHGKYSVKSDVYSFGVLVLELITGKKNSSFYEEDGLGDLVTYVWKLWVENSPLELVDEAMRGNFQTNEVIRCIHIALLCVQEDSSERPSMDDILVMMNSFTVTLPIPKRSGFLLRTMKDSRDPRSGGSASDHSATSKSLPLSVDDSSITIVYPR; this comes from the exons ATGAAGATTATATTAAGAaactcaaagaagaagaagagcaaagaaaacaaaaacatgtcttcttgtttcaaatcctctgtttctctgttctcagttttcttgtttatgatCTTGAAGACAGTTACTTCAGATCCAACTTATCTCTACCACATATGTCCAAACACAACAACGTACTCAAGAAACAGCAGTTACTTAACCAATCTCCGAACTgttctttcatctctctcctcTCCAAACGCAGCTTATGCATCGCTTTTTGATAACGCAGCCGCTGGTGAAGAGAACGATAGCAACAGAGTCTATGGTGTTTTTCTCTGCCGTGGAGATGTCTCAGCCGAAATCTGCCGTGACTGTGTCGCGTTTGCAGCCAACGAAACGCTCCAAAGGTGTCCAAGAGAGAAAGTGGCAGTGATTTGGTACGATGAGTGTATGGTAAGATACTCTAATCAAAGCATCGTAGGGCAAATGAGAATTAGACCTGGTGTTTTCTTGACGAACAAGCAAAACATCACAGAGAATCAAGTGAGCAGATTCAACGAGTCTTTGCCTGCTCTGCTCATAGATGTTGCGGTGAAAGCCGCTTTGAGCTCGAGAAAGTTCGCTACGGAGAAAGCCAATTTCACGGTTTTTCAGACAATCTATAGCCTTGTGCAGTGCACTCCGGATTTGACTAATCAAGATTGTGAGAGCTGTTTGAGACAAGTCATTAATTACTTGCCGAGATGTTGTGATCGAAGCGTTGGCGGGAGAGTAATCGCTCCGAGTTGTAGCTTCAGATATGAGCTTTATCCATTTTACAATGAAACTATAGCTGCGGCTCCGATGGCTCCTCCTCCTTCGTCAACGGTGACTGCACCACCACTGAATATTCCTTcagaaaaag GTAAAGGCAAGAACTTGACAGTTATAGTTACCGCGATCGCTGTACCGGTTTCTGTCTGTGTGTTACTTCTTGGTGCTATGTGTTGGTTACTagcaagaagaaggaataATAAGCTCAGTgctgaaacagaggatttag ATGAAGATGGTATTACGTCAACAGAAACACTGCAATTCCAGTTTAGCGCAATCGAAGCAGCGACAAATAAGTTCTCAGAAAGTAACAAGCTTGGTCATGGTGGATTTGGTGAAGTTTATAAG GGTCAGCTTATAACTGGAGAAACAGTAGCAATAAAGAGACTATCTCAAGGATCGACACAAGGAGCTGAAGAATTCAAGAACGAAGTTGATGTGGTCGCAAAGCTACAACACAGGAATCTAGCTAAGCTCTTGGGATATTGCTTagatggagaagagaaaatacTTGTCTATGAGTTTGTTCCTAACAAAAGCCTCGACTACTTCCTTTTCG ataatgagaagagaagagttttGGATTGGCAAAGAAGGTACAAGATCATTGAAGGGATAGCTCGAGGAATACTATATTTACATCGAGATTCTCGGCTAACGATCATTCACCGTGACCTTAAAGCTAGTAACATACTCTTAGATGCAGACATGCATCCGAAGATCTCAGATTTCGGTATGGCGAGGATCTTTGGTGTTGATCAAACTCAAGCCAATACTAAAAGAATCGTTGGTACATA TGGTTATATGTCTCCTGAGTATGCGATCCACGGGAAATACTCGGTGAAATCGGATGTCTATAGCTTCGGAGTCTTGGTTCTTGAACTCATAACCGGCAAGAAAAACAGTAGCTTCTATGAAGAAGATGGTCTTGGAGATTTAGTGACCTAC GTGTGGAAGCTATGGGTGGAGAATTCACCACTGGAGCTAGTAGATGAAGCAATGAGAGGGAATTTTCAGACAAATGAAGTGATCAGATGCATTCACATTGCTTTGTTATGTGTTCAAGAAGATTCTTCAGAGAGACCTTCAATGGATGACATTCTTGTGATGATGAACAGCTTCACTGTTACTTTACCGATTCCAAAGCGATCTGGGTTTCTTCTTCGAACCATGAAAGACTCTAGAGATCCACGCTCAGGAGGTTCTGCTTCTGATCACTCTGCAACAAGCAAGTCTTTGCCTTTGTCTGTTGACGATTCTTCCATCACTATAGTTTATCCTCGTTGA
- the CRK25 gene encoding cysteine-rich RLK (RECEPTOR-like protein kinase) 25 (cysteine-rich RLK (RECEPTOR-like protein kinase) 25 (CRK25); FUNCTIONS IN: kinase activity; INVOLVED IN: protein amino acid phosphorylation; LOCATED IN: endomembrane system; EXPRESSED IN: root; CONTAINS InterPro DOMAIN/s: Protein kinase, ATP binding site (InterPro:IPR017441), Protein kinase, catalytic domain (InterPro:IPR000719), Protein of unknown function DUF26 (InterPro:IPR002902), Serine-threonine/tyrosine-protein kinase (InterPro:IPR001245), Protein kinase-like domain (InterPro:IPR011009), Serine/threonine-protein kinase, active site (InterPro:IPR008271); BEST Arabidopsis thaliana protein match is: cysteine-rich RLK (RECEPTOR-like protein kinase) 10 (TAIR:AT4G23180.1); Has 124291 Blast hits to 122724 proteins in 4390 species: Archae - 112; Bacteria - 13863; Metazoa - 45275; Fungi - 10764; Plants - 35367; Viruses - 449; Other Eukaryotes - 18461 (source: NCBI BLink).), giving the protein MSSCFKSSVSLFSVFLFMILKTVTSDPTYLYHICPNTTTYSRNSSYLTNLRTVLSSLSSPNAAYASLFDNAAAGEENDSNRVYGVFLCRGDVSAEICRDCVAFAANETLQRCPREKVAVIWYDECMVRYSNQSIVGQMRIRPGVFLTNKQNITENQVSRFNESLPALLIDVAVKAALSSRKFATEKANFTVFQTIYSLVQCTPDLTNQDCESCLRQVINYLPRCCDRSVGGRVIAPSCSFRYELYPFYNETIAAAPMAPPPSSTVTAPPLNIPSEKGKGKNLTVIVTAIAVPVSVCVLLLGAMCWLLARRRNNKLSAETEDLDEDGITSTETLQFQFSAIEAATNKFSESNKLGHGGFGEVYKGQLITGETVAIKRLSQGSTQGAEEFKNEVDVVAKLQHRNLAKLLGYCLDGEEKILVYEFVPNKSLDYFLFDNEKRRVLDWQRRYKIIEGIARGILYLHRDSRLTIIHRDLKASNILLDADMHPKISDFGMARIFGVDQTQANTKRIVGTYGYMSPEYAIHGKYSVKSDVYSFGVLVLELITGKKNSSFYEEDGLGDLVTYVWKLWVENSPLELVDEAMRGNFQTNEVIRCIHIALLCVQEDSSERPSMDDILVMMNSFTVTLPIPKRSGFLLRTMKDSRDPRSGGSASDHSATSKSLPLSVDDSSITIVYPR; this is encoded by the exons atgtcttcttgtttcaaatcctctgtttctctgttctcagttttcttgtttatgatCTTGAAGACAGTTACTTCAGATCCAACTTATCTCTACCACATATGTCCAAACACAACAACGTACTCAAGAAACAGCAGTTACTTAACCAATCTCCGAACTgttctttcatctctctcctcTCCAAACGCAGCTTATGCATCGCTTTTTGATAACGCAGCCGCTGGTGAAGAGAACGATAGCAACAGAGTCTATGGTGTTTTTCTCTGCCGTGGAGATGTCTCAGCCGAAATCTGCCGTGACTGTGTCGCGTTTGCAGCCAACGAAACGCTCCAAAGGTGTCCAAGAGAGAAAGTGGCAGTGATTTGGTACGATGAGTGTATGGTAAGATACTCTAATCAAAGCATCGTAGGGCAAATGAGAATTAGACCTGGTGTTTTCTTGACGAACAAGCAAAACATCACAGAGAATCAAGTGAGCAGATTCAACGAGTCTTTGCCTGCTCTGCTCATAGATGTTGCGGTGAAAGCCGCTTTGAGCTCGAGAAAGTTCGCTACGGAGAAAGCCAATTTCACGGTTTTTCAGACAATCTATAGCCTTGTGCAGTGCACTCCGGATTTGACTAATCAAGATTGTGAGAGCTGTTTGAGACAAGTCATTAATTACTTGCCGAGATGTTGTGATCGAAGCGTTGGCGGGAGAGTAATCGCTCCGAGTTGTAGCTTCAGATATGAGCTTTATCCATTTTACAATGAAACTATAGCTGCGGCTCCGATGGCTCCTCCTCCTTCGTCAACGGTGACTGCACCACCACTGAATATTCCTTcagaaaaag GTAAAGGCAAGAACTTGACAGTTATAGTTACCGCGATCGCTGTACCGGTTTCTGTCTGTGTGTTACTTCTTGGTGCTATGTGTTGGTTACTagcaagaagaaggaataATAAGCTCAGTgctgaaacagaggatttag ATGAAGATGGTATTACGTCAACAGAAACACTGCAATTCCAGTTTAGCGCAATCGAAGCAGCGACAAATAAGTTCTCAGAAAGTAACAAGCTTGGTCATGGTGGATTTGGTGAAGTTTATAAG GGTCAGCTTATAACTGGAGAAACAGTAGCAATAAAGAGACTATCTCAAGGATCGACACAAGGAGCTGAAGAATTCAAGAACGAAGTTGATGTGGTCGCAAAGCTACAACACAGGAATCTAGCTAAGCTCTTGGGATATTGCTTagatggagaagagaaaatacTTGTCTATGAGTTTGTTCCTAACAAAAGCCTCGACTACTTCCTTTTCG ataatgagaagagaagagttttGGATTGGCAAAGAAGGTACAAGATCATTGAAGGGATAGCTCGAGGAATACTATATTTACATCGAGATTCTCGGCTAACGATCATTCACCGTGACCTTAAAGCTAGTAACATACTCTTAGATGCAGACATGCATCCGAAGATCTCAGATTTCGGTATGGCGAGGATCTTTGGTGTTGATCAAACTCAAGCCAATACTAAAAGAATCGTTGGTACATA TGGTTATATGTCTCCTGAGTATGCGATCCACGGGAAATACTCGGTGAAATCGGATGTCTATAGCTTCGGAGTCTTGGTTCTTGAACTCATAACCGGCAAGAAAAACAGTAGCTTCTATGAAGAAGATGGTCTTGGAGATTTAGTGACCTAC GTGTGGAAGCTATGGGTGGAGAATTCACCACTGGAGCTAGTAGATGAAGCAATGAGAGGGAATTTTCAGACAAATGAAGTGATCAGATGCATTCACATTGCTTTGTTATGTGTTCAAGAAGATTCTTCAGAGAGACCTTCAATGGATGACATTCTTGTGATGATGAACAGCTTCACTGTTACTTTACCGATTCCAAAGCGATCTGGGTTTCTTCTTCGAACCATGAAAGACTCTAGAGATCCACGCTCAGGAGGTTCTGCTTCTGATCACTCTGCAACAAGCAAGTCTTTGCCTTTGTCTGTTGACGATTCTTCCATCACTATAGTTTATCCTCGTTGA